One genomic region from Anabaena sp. PCC 7108 encodes:
- a CDS encoding lipopolysaccharide assembly protein LapB: MTLPLKKYPLIGIVTVLVLNVNISPVISTSSPVNSTQLNIKPLSKPLFTPLKSPLQGGQKLSLSFQERFGEVERGFNSPFPGWGVRSFLAQTTRQTALDWLNKGLQAIKGGNMQDAISAFRQAIQLDSTLAPAHYNLGLALRQAGQLQPAADAFYQATQADPQFAPAFANLGGALLEGNNLQLAVDYLERALQLDPQLGFAHYNLGLVREIQKDWQSAIASFQQAIIYSPNSPEPAYHLGMSYLQQNKIELAKEAFTKAITINPRYAEAYYNLGSIWFNQGKFNEALTAFRKSAEVNSNYADAYYGAGLVFIQKKQYSEAIKVLKYARDLYKTQKNSQWAINAEQLLIQAQNLNNN, encoded by the coding sequence ATGACATTACCATTAAAAAAATATCCTCTAATTGGAATTGTTACTGTGCTGGTACTAAATGTAAATATTAGTCCAGTAATTTCAACCTCTTCCCCAGTTAACTCAACTCAATTGAATATCAAACCTCTCTCCAAACCTCTCTTCACCCCCCTAAAGTCTCCCCTACAGGGGGGACAAAAACTGAGCCTCTCCTTTCAGGAGAGGTTTGGAGAGGTGGAGAGAGGCTTTAACTCACCTTTCCCTGGTTGGGGGGTTAGGTCTTTTTTAGCTCAAACTACCCGTCAAACAGCGTTAGATTGGTTAAATAAAGGATTACAGGCGATTAAGGGGGGAAATATGCAAGATGCAATTAGCGCTTTTCGCCAAGCAATTCAACTTGATTCGACATTAGCACCAGCGCATTATAATTTGGGTTTAGCATTGCGACAAGCGGGACAGTTACAACCAGCAGCAGATGCATTTTATCAAGCGACGCAAGCAGATCCTCAATTTGCACCAGCTTTTGCTAATTTAGGAGGTGCGTTGTTAGAAGGGAATAATTTACAGTTAGCGGTTGATTATTTAGAACGAGCGCTTCAACTAGATCCGCAACTGGGTTTTGCCCATTATAACTTAGGACTGGTCAGAGAAATACAAAAAGATTGGCAGAGTGCGATCGCATCTTTTCAGCAAGCCATTATCTATAGTCCGAATTCCCCAGAACCCGCTTATCATTTAGGGATGTCTTATTTGCAACAAAATAAAATTGAACTTGCAAAAGAAGCCTTTACCAAAGCAATCACCATAAATCCTAGATATGCAGAAGCTTATTATAATCTTGGCTCAATTTGGTTTAATCAGGGCAAATTTAACGAAGCATTAACAGCATTTAGAAAATCAGCCGAAGTAAATTCCAATTATGCTGATGCTTATTATGGTGCAGGACTAGTATTTATACAAAAAAAACAATATTCAGAAGCAATAAAAGTATTAAAATATGCCAGAGATTTATATAAAACTCAGAAGAATTCCCAATGGGCAATAAATGCTGAACAATTGTTAATACAAGCACAAAACTTAAATAACAATTAA
- a CDS encoding elongation factor G — protein MNERVKSGSRNVAIVGPYLSGKTTLLESLLFVTGAISRKGNVKDGNTVGDSANEARDRRMSIEVSAANTEYENTRFTFIDCPGSIEFAQETYNALMGVDAAIVVCEPIRERVLTLAPLFKFLDDWEIPHIVFVNKMDRANIHVLETLHSLKAVSSRPLVAHQYPIMQGEQLTGFIDMVSEQAYQYHPGAPADSIPFPAELKVEEHIARAEMLEALADFDDHLLEEILEDIEPPQEEILKDLKLELGADLVVPVFFGVAEQDYGVRPLLEALLREAPEPETTRERRLAQISDTPLAQVLKTFYTPQGGKLSLVRVWQGTLTDGIVLNGVRAGGLYRLMGQQTQQINEAVAGEIIAVSRLEGIKTGDIISTNSHRMELPKAEQLEPVFALAITPEKRNDEVKLSAAMTKLLEEDPALNWEQHGDTHEVILWGQGEIHLQVALDRLRRKYNLPMSTHLPQVPYKETIRKSVNSVHGRYKHQSGGHGQFGDVFLDIQPLARGEGFNFNEKIVGGVVPKQYIPGVEMGVREFLTHGPLGFPIVDVAVTLINGSYHSVDSSEQAFKQAARLAMQTGIPQAQPTLLEPILKVDVTTPNEFTSKVLQLLSGRRGQILGYEGRHDWPGWDNVAAYLPQAEMQNFIVELRSLTLGVGSFHWEQDHLQEVPEKLAERILISNGGNGK, from the coding sequence ATGAACGAAAGAGTAAAATCCGGTTCGCGGAATGTGGCAATTGTCGGCCCTTATTTAAGCGGAAAAACCACTTTACTTGAAAGTTTGTTATTTGTCACTGGAGCGATTTCTCGTAAAGGTAACGTTAAAGATGGTAACACAGTCGGAGATAGCGCCAACGAAGCCCGCGACCGACGCATGAGTATTGAGGTATCCGCAGCTAATACCGAATATGAAAATACTCGCTTCACATTTATAGACTGTCCCGGTTCTATAGAATTTGCCCAAGAAACATATAATGCTTTAATGGGAGTCGATGCCGCAATTGTTGTTTGCGAACCAATACGGGAACGTGTACTTACACTCGCACCATTATTTAAATTCCTTGATGATTGGGAAATTCCCCATATCGTTTTTGTGAATAAAATGGATAGGGCAAATATTCACGTTTTAGAAACATTACACTCCCTCAAAGCTGTTTCTAGTCGTCCTTTAGTTGCTCACCAATACCCCATTATGCAAGGGGAACAACTCACAGGATTTATTGATATGGTAAGTGAACAAGCATATCAATATCATCCCGGCGCACCTGCTGATTCTATACCTTTTCCAGCAGAATTAAAAGTAGAAGAACATATAGCCAGAGCAGAAATGCTGGAAGCTTTGGCAGATTTTGATGATCATTTACTGGAAGAAATTTTAGAAGATATCGAACCTCCCCAAGAAGAAATTCTCAAAGATTTAAAATTAGAATTAGGTGCAGATTTAGTTGTACCAGTTTTCTTTGGTGTCGCGGAACAAGATTATGGTGTTAGACCTTTATTAGAAGCACTGTTGAGAGAAGCACCAGAACCCGAAACCACAAGAGAACGGCGTTTAGCTCAAATTAGCGATACTCCTTTAGCTCAAGTTCTCAAAACCTTTTATACTCCTCAAGGTGGTAAACTTTCTCTAGTGCGAGTTTGGCAAGGTACATTAACTGATGGTATTGTTTTAAATGGTGTTCGCGCTGGTGGTCTTTACCGTTTAATGGGACAACAAACACAGCAAATTAATGAAGCTGTCGCTGGGGAAATTATTGCGGTGAGTCGGCTGGAAGGAATTAAAACTGGTGATATAATCTCTACAAATTCCCATAGGATGGAATTACCAAAAGCTGAACAATTAGAACCAGTTTTTGCTTTAGCAATTACCCCAGAAAAACGCAATGATGAAGTCAAACTTAGTGCTGCTATGACTAAGTTATTAGAAGAAGATCCGGCTTTAAATTGGGAACAGCATGGAGATACCCACGAAGTTATTCTGTGGGGACAAGGTGAAATACATTTGCAAGTTGCTTTAGATAGATTGCGTCGCAAATATAATTTGCCTATGTCTACTCATTTACCCCAAGTTCCTTACAAAGAAACTATTCGTAAATCTGTAAATTCAGTTCATGGACGTTATAAACATCAAAGCGGTGGACATGGACAATTTGGTGATGTTTTTCTAGATATTCAACCTTTAGCAAGAGGGGAAGGTTTTAACTTTAATGAAAAAATTGTTGGTGGTGTTGTTCCTAAACAATACATTCCTGGTGTAGAAATGGGAGTGCGGGAATTTCTCACCCACGGTCCTTTGGGTTTCCCTATCGTAGATGTGGCGGTGACATTAATCAATGGTTCTTATCACAGCGTTGATAGTTCGGAACAGGCTTTTAAACAAGCTGCAAGATTAGCAATGCAGACGGGTATACCCCAAGCCCAACCGACCCTGTTAGAGCCGATTTTAAAGGTAGATGTGACTACTCCTAATGAGTTTACCTCTAAGGTGTTGCAGCTGTTGAGTGGGAGACGGGGGCAGATTTTGGGTTATGAAGGTAGACATGATTGGCCTGGTTGGGATAACGTGGCTGCATATTTACCCCAAGCGGAAATGCAGAATTTTATTGTAGAATTGCGATCGCTTACTTTAGGCGTTGGTTCTTTCCATTGGGAACAAGATCATCTGCAAGAAGTCCCGGAAAAGCTGGCTGAACGCATTCTAATTAGTAATGGTGGTAACGGTAAGTAG
- a CDS encoding phosphate-starvation-inducible PsiE family protein, producing MYTQKRFKSRFLFFDRWLDRHAIVRNMEAFQDLIVIFLCLALFAVMLVQLWGIFIALTHSLDYKQVTAKMLFVLILVELFRLLMVYLQEHSIAVGVAVEVAIVSVLREVVVHGALDISGIQTAAICGLLLILGGLLLVCAKTPHMDCMSANTKSCPILHSGRREEENELEFRYSRTCDENQPPA from the coding sequence ATGTATACGCAGAAACGCTTCAAGAGCCGATTTTTATTTTTTGACCGTTGGTTAGATCGTCATGCAATCGTTCGCAACATGGAGGCCTTCCAAGACTTAATTGTCATTTTCCTCTGTTTAGCCTTATTTGCAGTCATGTTAGTACAATTGTGGGGAATATTTATTGCTCTCACTCATTCACTAGACTACAAACAAGTAACAGCTAAAATGTTATTTGTATTAATTCTAGTTGAGTTATTTCGACTACTTATGGTTTACTTACAAGAGCATAGTATTGCTGTTGGTGTAGCAGTCGAAGTAGCAATTGTTTCCGTTTTGAGAGAAGTAGTAGTTCATGGTGCGCTAGATATTTCGGGAATACAAACAGCAGCAATTTGTGGCTTATTACTTATTTTGGGTGGATTATTATTAGTCTGTGCCAAAACACCTCACATGGATTGTATGAGTGCTAACACAAAATCTTGTCCAATTTTGCATTCAGGAAGGAGAGAAGAGGAAAATGAACTAGAATTTAGATATTCACGTACCTGTGATGAAAACCAACCTCCTGCATAA
- the ispG gene encoding (E)-4-hydroxy-3-methylbut-2-enyl-diphosphate synthase: MQTLPTLETTNTISSQPAFDTAIKRRKTRPVKVGDVTIGGGYPVVVQSMINEDTLDIDGSVAGIRRLHEIGCEIVRVTVPSLGHAKALAEIKQKLIKTYRDVPIVADVHHNGMKIALEVAKHIEKVRINPGLYVFEKPNTTRTEYTKAEFDEIGEKIRETLAPLVISLRDQGKAMRIGVNHGSLAERMLFTYGDTPEGMVESAIEFIRICESLDFHNVVISMKASRVPVMVAAYRLMAKRMDDLGMDYPLHLGVTEAGDGEYGRIKSTAGIATLLADGIGDTIRVSLTEAPEKEIPVCYSILQALGLRKTMVEYVACPSCGRTLFNLEEVLHTVREATKHLTGLDIAVMGCIVNGPGEMADADYGYVGKTPGYISLYRGREEIKKVPETQGVEELINLIKADGRWVDP, translated from the coding sequence ATGCAAACTCTGCCGACTCTGGAAACTACCAACACTATATCTAGCCAACCTGCCTTTGATACAGCCATCAAACGCCGCAAAACCCGTCCTGTTAAAGTGGGAGATGTCACCATTGGGGGAGGCTACCCCGTCGTGGTGCAGTCGATGATTAATGAAGACACCTTAGATATTGATGGTTCCGTAGCCGGTATTCGTCGTCTCCACGAAATAGGCTGCGAAATAGTCCGCGTTACAGTTCCCAGTCTAGGACACGCCAAAGCGTTGGCGGAAATTAAACAGAAATTAATTAAAACTTACCGTGATGTGCCAATTGTGGCTGACGTACATCACAACGGTATGAAAATCGCCTTGGAAGTCGCCAAACATATTGAAAAAGTGCGAATTAATCCAGGGTTATATGTATTTGAAAAGCCAAATACTACCCGCACCGAATATACAAAAGCTGAATTTGACGAAATCGGCGAAAAAATCCGCGAAACCCTAGCACCTTTGGTAATTTCCTTGCGTGATCAAGGTAAAGCGATGAGAATTGGCGTAAATCATGGTTCTCTTGCCGAAAGAATGCTATTTACCTATGGTGACACCCCCGAAGGTATGGTGGAATCTGCCATAGAATTTATTAGAATTTGTGAATCTTTGGATTTTCACAATGTGGTAATTTCCATGAAAGCGTCACGAGTTCCTGTAATGGTAGCTGCCTACCGCTTAATGGCTAAACGCATGGATGATTTAGGTATGGATTATCCCCTACATCTGGGGGTGACAGAAGCCGGTGATGGTGAATATGGCAGAATTAAATCTACAGCCGGCATTGCCACATTACTAGCTGATGGTATTGGTGACACCATTCGCGTATCTCTAACCGAAGCACCAGAAAAAGAAATTCCTGTCTGTTACAGCATTCTGCAAGCCTTAGGTTTGCGGAAAACAATGGTTGAGTATGTCGCTTGTCCTTCTTGCGGACGGACGTTATTTAATCTAGAGGAAGTGCTGCACACAGTCCGGGAAGCTACCAAACACTTAACAGGGTTAGATATTGCCGTCATGGGTTGTATCGTTAACGGACCAGGAGAAATGGCAGATGCTGACTATGGCTATGTCGGCAAAACACCTGGTTACATTTCTTTATATCGTGGCCGAGAAGAAATTAAAAAAGTCCCAGAAACACAAGGTGTAGAGGAGTTAATCAACCTCATTAAGGCTGACGGCCGTTGGGTAGATCCTTAA
- a CDS encoding DUF6883 domain-containing protein — protein MKLPNGEKSEIAMEKLTDYCLNLEHPSGKHKARVFASVLGIKVEDANILRELVQTAAISGEVVQQNTTPFGEQFKVDWIVPDTDGIRLRTIWEITAKNPNPRLITAFLKLDEKT, from the coding sequence ATGAAATTACCCAATGGCGAAAAGTCAGAGATAGCTATGGAAAAGCTAACTGACTACTGCCTAAACCTAGAACATCCTAGTGGAAAACATAAAGCTAGGGTTTTTGCATCAGTTTTAGGAATTAAAGTTGAAGATGCTAATATTTTGCGTGAACTTGTACAAACAGCCGCAATATCAGGTGAAGTTGTCCAGCAAAACACAACACCATTTGGTGAACAGTTTAAGGTAGATTGGATAGTACCTGATACAGATGGAATTAGACTGCGGACAATCTGGGAAATTACTGCTAAAAATCCTAATCCACGCTTGATTACTGCGTTTCTTAAATTAGATGAAAAAACTTAA
- the ctpC gene encoding carboxyl-terminal processing protease CtpC, with translation MVITKSRLVLGATAVTLSTIAVTSLGIHSRGQALFKASPKELVDEVWNIVYRQYVDGTFNQVDWQAVRKEYLSKSYTNKEEAYKSIREMLKKLEDPYTRFMNPEEFRSMQVDTSGELTGIGITISQDEKTKKLVVIAPIEDTPAFKIGVLAKDIILEIDGKNTEGMDTNQAVSLIRGEAGTAVKLKILRNGQTKQFNITRARIEIHPVKFSQKQTPAGNIGYIRLNQFSANSGKEMKDAINNLEAKKVPGYILDLRGNPGGLLFSSVDIARMWLDKGIIVSTIDRQGEQEREIARGRALTTKPLVVLVDKGSASASEILSGALQDNKRAILVGTQTFGKGLVQSVRPLEDGSGLAVTIAKYHTPSGKDINKHGVDPDVTVELTDAQRQDLWLRERDKLATLEDPQFAKAVEILGKQVSQKATTTNNN, from the coding sequence ATGGTGATTACAAAAAGTAGACTTGTTTTAGGTGCTACGGCAGTAACGCTCTCTACAATTGCTGTTACTAGTCTTGGCATTCACTCCCGTGGTCAGGCTTTATTTAAAGCAAGTCCCAAGGAATTAGTAGATGAAGTTTGGAATATTGTTTACCGTCAATATGTAGATGGTACTTTCAATCAGGTAGATTGGCAGGCTGTTCGTAAAGAATATTTAAGCAAGTCCTACACTAATAAGGAGGAAGCTTATAAGTCCATTCGGGAAATGCTTAAAAAGCTAGAAGACCCTTACACCCGCTTTATGAACCCAGAGGAATTCAGAAGTATGCAAGTAGATACTTCGGGAGAACTTACGGGTATTGGTATTACTATCAGTCAGGATGAGAAAACTAAGAAATTAGTTGTAATTGCCCCAATTGAGGATACACCTGCCTTTAAAATAGGGGTTTTGGCTAAGGATATCATTCTAGAAATTGATGGCAAAAATACTGAAGGGATGGACACTAATCAGGCTGTATCTCTGATTCGTGGTGAAGCCGGAACAGCAGTCAAGTTAAAAATTCTGCGGAATGGTCAAACAAAACAATTTAACATCACCAGGGCGCGAATTGAAATCCATCCAGTTAAGTTTTCCCAGAAGCAAACACCAGCAGGTAATATTGGCTACATTCGTTTAAACCAGTTTAGCGCCAATTCTGGCAAAGAAATGAAAGATGCTATTAACAACTTAGAAGCAAAAAAAGTACCTGGTTATATTTTAGATTTACGTGGCAACCCTGGTGGTTTACTATTTTCCAGTGTGGACATTGCCCGAATGTGGCTAGATAAAGGTATCATTGTTTCTACTATTGACCGTCAAGGTGAACAAGAACGGGAAATAGCTAGGGGAAGAGCTTTGACTACTAAACCTTTGGTAGTTTTGGTAGATAAAGGTTCGGCTAGTGCCAGTGAAATTCTTTCAGGGGCTTTGCAGGATAACAAACGCGCTATTTTGGTGGGTACGCAAACCTTTGGTAAAGGCTTGGTACAATCCGTTCGTCCTCTAGAAGATGGTTCGGGGTTAGCAGTGACCATTGCTAAATACCATACTCCCAGTGGTAAAGATATTAACAAGCATGGTGTTGATCCAGATGTAACAGTTGAGTTAACAGATGCTCAAAGACAAGATTTGTGGCTACGTGAGCGGGATAAACTCGCTACTCTAGAAGATCCTCAATTTGCCAAAGCTGTGGAAATTTTAGGTAAGCAAGTTTCTCAAAAAGCTACAACAACGAATAATAATTAA
- a CDS encoding DUF4926 domain-containing protein has product MKKLKLLDTIATLKPIPVERLTLVEEDYTSISSLPNGQVGTIVEVYEEGEECYYLVEFADSQGCEYAMATLRADEILVLHYDLAIV; this is encoded by the coding sequence ATGAAAAAACTTAAACTTTTAGATACTATCGCCACTCTCAAGCCTATTCCAGTTGAGCGATTAACCTTGGTGGAAGAAGATTATACTTCTATTTCAAGTTTACCAAATGGGCAAGTCGGAACAATTGTAGAAGTTTATGAGGAAGGAGAAGAATGTTATTATTTAGTAGAATTTGCTGACTCTCAAGGGTGTGAATATGCAATGGCTACGTTAAGAGCAGATGAAATTTTAGTTTTGCATTATGATTTGGCAATTGTCTAA
- a CDS encoding NAD(P)H-quinone oxidoreductase subunit J has translation MAEEESKLVPAAEESIVPAGQVSQWLTENGFDHESLAPDVNGVEIIKVAADFLLPTATALYAYGFNYLQFQGGIDLGPGQELVSVYHLVKVSDNADKPAEVRVKVFLPRENPSVPSVYWIWKTADWQERESYDMYGIIYEGHPNLKRILMPEDWVGWPLRKDYISPDFYELQDAY, from the coding sequence GTGGCTGAAGAAGAATCTAAATTGGTTCCCGCAGCAGAAGAGTCTATAGTTCCTGCTGGTCAAGTTTCTCAGTGGTTGACGGAAAATGGCTTTGACCATGAATCTTTAGCCCCAGACGTGAACGGGGTGGAGATTATTAAGGTAGCAGCAGATTTCTTACTTCCTACTGCTACAGCTTTGTACGCCTACGGGTTTAATTATCTCCAGTTTCAAGGAGGTATTGACTTGGGTCCAGGACAAGAATTGGTGAGTGTTTATCACTTGGTTAAAGTCAGTGATAATGCTGATAAGCCGGCAGAAGTCCGAGTCAAGGTGTTCTTACCTAGAGAAAATCCCTCTGTGCCTTCAGTTTACTGGATTTGGAAGACTGCGGACTGGCAAGAGCGTGAGTCTTACGATATGTATGGCATTATCTATGAAGGTCATCCCAATTTGAAGCGGATTTTGATGCCGGAAGATTGGGTGGGTTGGCCTTTACGTAAGGATTACATTTCGCCTGATTTCTATGAGTTGCAAGATGCTTATTAG
- a CDS encoding prohibitin family protein, translated as MGFILPLLTSLIASLIYLQTGKITSERTKLAVRGITILIGSIALMPSISRLLVTVPPGNVGIINLFGKVADNTLDSGVHVVNPFAKVLNFSTRLKDIKENIDTTSQEGLSLNLDVSLQYRLDPQKAAIVYKTIGTDEKQLIISRFRSTVRAITANYPAIAIYSTKRQEIVQKIDQQLTTQITALGFIVDQALLRNVKMPETLQTAIQEKLKAEQENEQMKFVLEKERQEAERKTIEAKGIADSQKIISGGLNNQLLQLRAIEATEKLAQSNNSKIVVIGSEKGGMPILIQPDTGTTKP; from the coding sequence ATGGGCTTTATATTACCCCTCCTCACAAGTCTCATAGCAAGTCTTATATATCTGCAAACAGGCAAAATCACCAGCGAAAGAACTAAATTAGCAGTCCGTGGAATTACTATATTGATTGGTAGTATTGCACTAATGCCTTCTATTTCCAGACTTTTAGTGACTGTTCCACCGGGGAATGTTGGTATTATCAATTTATTCGGTAAAGTTGCCGACAATACACTTGATTCAGGTGTTCACGTAGTTAACCCTTTTGCGAAAGTTTTGAATTTTTCCACTCGTCTTAAAGATATCAAGGAAAACATAGATACAACATCTCAAGAAGGTTTAAGTTTAAATCTTGATGTTAGTCTGCAATATAGACTTGACCCCCAGAAAGCAGCAATAGTATATAAAACAATTGGAACTGATGAAAAACAATTGATCATTTCCCGATTTCGTTCCACCGTTCGCGCTATCACAGCAAACTATCCAGCTATTGCAATTTATTCAACAAAACGCCAAGAAATTGTTCAAAAAATTGATCAACAACTCACAACTCAAATAACAGCTTTAGGTTTTATTGTTGACCAAGCACTTTTGAGAAATGTGAAAATGCCTGAAACTTTACAAACAGCAATTCAAGAAAAACTCAAAGCAGAACAAGAAAATGAACAGATGAAATTTGTCTTAGAAAAAGAACGTCAAGAAGCTGAAAGAAAAACAATAGAAGCTAAAGGTATAGCTGATTCTCAAAAAATTATCTCTGGTGGACTGAATAATCAATTATTGCAATTACGCGCAATTGAAGCTACAGAAAAACTTGCTCAATCTAATAATTCTAAAATTGTAGTTATTGGTTCTGAAAAGGGAGGAATGCCTATTTTAATCCAGCCAGATACAGGAACAACCAAACCATAA
- a CDS encoding ParA family protein — protein sequence MIILCTHNDGGVGKTTLAVHIAGVLLNRQYSTLLVDCDDQADFWQFYIDRNPEKSKDWEKYENSTVMYNERREAIPKELLKGQYDHIVLDINSPLKNTVQTIVGNDPDLILVPVNKSQRIKALRNLPRTLKVIAQLETKAGYDPQVIIVPLGISQSSIYEIVDRLEDDLKPQRYRVADQMYDCQEEMQNAIYQDRKYIWDYEGLEHLYDYFVDLLDG from the coding sequence TTGATTATTCTATGTACTCATAATGACGGTGGTGTAGGCAAAACTACTCTTGCTGTGCATATTGCTGGTGTTCTTCTTAATAGACAGTATAGTACACTTCTAGTTGATTGTGATGATCAGGCAGATTTTTGGCAGTTTTACATTGATCGCAATCCAGAAAAATCAAAAGATTGGGAAAAATACGAAAATAGTACAGTAATGTATAATGAAAGGCGTGAAGCAATACCAAAAGAGCTACTAAAAGGTCAATATGATCATATTGTTTTAGATATTAACAGTCCTCTAAAAAATACTGTACAAACAATAGTGGGTAATGACCCGGATTTGATTTTAGTACCAGTTAATAAATCTCAGAGAATCAAAGCATTGCGTAATCTTCCCAGAACTCTAAAAGTTATTGCTCAATTGGAAACAAAAGCAGGCTATGATCCACAGGTAATTATTGTACCTTTAGGAATATCACAATCCTCTATATATGAGATCGTTGACAGATTAGAAGATGATTTGAAACCTCAAAGATACAGAGTTGCAGATCAAATGTATGATTGTCAAGAGGAAATGCAAAATGCTATTTATCAAGATAGAAAATATATTTGGGACTATGAAGGCTTAGAACATTTATACGATTACTTTGTTGATTTATTAGATGGATAA
- a CDS encoding GNAT family N-acetyltransferase produces MKIIELLNKSHNRESFNCGNEILNQFLIRTARQHIQKGISRTFILVETEQPKTIIGFFTLSICEVQTEKLPPQLAKKYPTKVPGVKLARLAVTQDWQHQGIGEILMIEAMKRALVIADNAGVIGLFVDAKDEKAQTYYQRYGFVSLVDIPLEMFLPLETIKKLFLSK; encoded by the coding sequence GTGAAAATCATTGAACTGCTCAATAAATCCCATAACCGCGAAAGTTTTAATTGTGGTAATGAGATACTAAATCAATTTCTGATACGCACCGCACGTCAGCATATTCAAAAAGGGATTTCTCGCACTTTTATTTTAGTTGAAACAGAACAACCCAAAACTATTATTGGCTTTTTTACTTTGTCTATTTGTGAGGTACAAACGGAAAAATTACCACCACAGCTTGCTAAAAAATACCCTACAAAAGTTCCTGGTGTTAAACTTGCTCGTTTGGCTGTTACCCAAGACTGGCAACATCAAGGGATTGGTGAAATACTGATGATTGAAGCGATGAAACGAGCTTTAGTAATTGCTGACAATGCGGGAGTAATTGGTCTATTTGTTGATGCTAAAGACGAAAAAGCTCAAACTTATTATCAACGTTATGGTTTTGTTAGTCTTGTAGATATTCCTTTGGAAATGTTTTTACCTTTGGAAACTATTAAAAAGCT
- a CDS encoding DUF1778 domain-containing protein, with amino-acid sequence MSSTSSVNDARVTARISTQVKETLEQAAALSGATLNQFLVQSALKEAHKILEAERVINLSKQDADTVFSLIENPPEPNSALKAAAVKHQEFFRENH; translated from the coding sequence ATGTCTTCCACTTCTTCTGTCAATGATGCCAGGGTGACAGCAAGGATTTCCACTCAGGTAAAGGAAACTTTGGAACAAGCAGCAGCCCTATCTGGAGCGACTTTAAACCAGTTTTTGGTTCAATCAGCCCTCAAAGAAGCTCACAAAATTCTAGAAGCAGAACGGGTAATTAACTTATCCAAACAGGATGCTGATACAGTTTTTAGCCTAATTGAAAATCCTCCTGAACCTAATTCAGCCTTAAAAGCTGCCGCTGTTAAACATCAAGAATTTTTTCGTGAAAATCATTGA
- a CDS encoding DUF29 domain-containing protein, producing MTATQPTNPTNSNLYNEDFYLWIETTAKQLKNGNFEEIDLANLIEEIESMGRSEKRALKSNLLVVLMHLLKYKYHPEKCSNSWLSTIYEHRRRLKEDLTESPSLKKYFSEVFSECYQDARKQASLETGLSLDIFPFDSPFTTDESLNQDYLPEQP from the coding sequence ATGACAGCAACTCAACCAACAAACCCGACTAATTCAAATCTTTATAATGAAGATTTTTATCTGTGGATTGAGACAACAGCAAAACAATTAAAAAATGGTAACTTTGAGGAAATTGATTTAGCCAATTTGATTGAAGAAATTGAAAGCATGGGGAGAAGTGAAAAAAGAGCATTAAAAAGCAACTTATTAGTTGTATTAATGCACCTCCTAAAATATAAATACCATCCTGAAAAATGCAGTAATAGTTGGTTATCTACTATTTATGAACATAGACGCAGATTGAAAGAAGACTTAACCGAAAGTCCAAGTTTAAAAAAATACTTCTCTGAGGTATTTAGCGAATGTTATCAAGATGCGAGAAAACAAGCTTCCTTGGAAACAGGGTTATCACTTGATATTTTTCCTTTTGATTCTCCATTTACCACAGATGAAAGTTTAAATCAAGATTATTTACCAGAACAACCTTGA